In Syngnathoides biaculeatus isolate LvHL_M chromosome 19, ASM1980259v1, whole genome shotgun sequence, the genomic window TAACAGGATGAAGAAGaagttgatttgtttttcaaaacgtGCGTTTACGAGTATTTATTGGAGTTCTTCTGAGGGTCTCTTGTCTTAGCGTTTTGTGTctggtgtgcccccccccccccccttggcctccccccaccccgacGCTTTTTGGTTCACTCGCGTCACCCACCCTAGCAGGGGCATTCGAAATACCTGTAATATAACTGTATCATATTtccacaaaagaaagaaaatcaaacCGTCGACCGTTGTCAGCGAGTCTTTGATGCGCTGCTGTGGTTTGCCCACAGGTGGCGCCGCAGAGCAGTTAAGTCAATTCAACTTCAATGAGGAAACAAAAACTACCAAAGTAGGAATTAGAAAGTCTTTATTGCACATTTACAGATGGAACATATTTACATTCACATTATTTACAGCAGGGGAGCCATTTCTATTGATTGTTTACGTTgtttgtttgactttgttgACTCTCCACAAATGTTTGTCATGCCTTGCAGATGCCGCACCAAGTGAAGTTCCTCCACTTACTACAACTTAGGTCCTTGCCCTGAAGAGGTCGCTAaagcaaacctttttttttttttttaattattagacatggctttggccggcggcaaggtggatcaggtgggaaagcgttggcctcacagttctgaggacccgggttcgttcccagccctgcctgtgtggcgtttgcatgttgtccccgtgcctgtgtgggttttctccggggagcccggtttcctccaacatcccaaaaacacgcaacagtatttggacacactaaattgccccaaggtgtgattgtgagtgcggccgtttgtctcgatctgccctgcgattgcctggcgaccagttcggggtgtacctcacctccctcgctcttgacagctgggataggctccctgcgaccctcgtgaggataagcggcaaagaaaattgatggatgcagCAAATAGTTGACTTTTTCTCCAGCGACTGGAGGCCAAGTCATTTTCcaagcttcttatcctcacaaaagttgCAGGAAatccggagcttatcccagcgagcttcgggcgaaaggcggagcacaccctgaactgttcgccagtcagtcgcggaACAGATATCGACatcgtcactgagcgggaatcaaacCCACGCCGCCCGCAACAAAGGCGACGCCCTCGGAGGAGGTTGAGTTCCAAACTAAACTGCAAAATtgcgcctgtttttttttttttttttttactcccgaACTGGACCCGAGCGTCAGCAGCAATCTTCCATCTAAAagaaacttttcaaaaacaatgaaatgtacGTCAGTGCCGCTGCATTCACGACTGTGGGGCGTTTGTCGCAGCTGATAGGATTTAAAACACAAGCGCTCGGTGCGAGTCGTGCGCTGAGCGGATACGCGGAAACAAAAACACGCGAGCGGAGGCCCAAATTGCTGACATTTTACAGACGTGAGCGAGCAACAAATCCAACGCTGGAGACCAATTTTTCGGGAACGGCCTCGGCCGGATGACGTGAAACTCTTTGTACAAAGCAGGCAAATTGTTCTCGGGGTATGTATGAAAACGCTGCCTTGTTTAAGCTGCGATGATAATAATTTGCTGAAAAATTAACGTCGGCAGCGCCGAGCCGACCCGTGAATTGGACTCGAAATGTCGTATTCTGGGAACGTGTTGGAGCTCGTAGTCGATAGCCTTGAAGTTTCCGTGTACCAGTACACTCCGTCCTCCCTGCGAGGTCAACGTTCCGGTTAtcgtttttgtcttttgctgTGGGGGGGCGTCCTAGTGGCTGAGATGGGGAGggaaccccccctccccctcccccccagtcCCACGCCCACGCAACCTAAAACTAAAAAACTTGTGAGTCTTGATCGTCCATCAACACCTCGCTTCGTTCCCAACATCCTCCAATTTTGTCGTCCCAACAAGTTCCGATTGACAGGTGGTCTCAAAGGGGGGGCcacagcgccccccccccctagcTGACGAGAAAGGCCCCGAAGAAGCTGCTCCTCTCGTCCATGTCCACGGCGGACGCGTTGGTCACCGTGACGAAGAGCCGGTCCCCGGCGCTGAGGGGGAAGAGCCCCCCCTGGTGGGCCGAGTGCAGCGAGAATTGGGAGTCCCGGGACCAACAGGAGGTCCGGCTGGTTTTCATCAGCAAGATGGGAACTGGGTAGGTGCTCACCTGCGGGGGCAGAAAAAGCCATCGCGTATCGGCGGAACAGAGCGATTATCGGCGCTGATAATCGGCATTTTCACGCACGCCGGCAGCACCTGACGCCTAAGAATCGCCGTCGGGACGGAAAGACCCAACATCCTCACCTTCTTGTAGATGTACTGGAGCAGAGGCCGCCCCCTGTCCTCGTCCTCCGGGGCGTCCTGGTCCAGGGCGTGGGTGTGCCTGAAGTAGGTCTGGGCGTAGACGTAGTACAGGCCCGGCCGCGGGACCACCAGCTCGCCGTCCACCAGCTGGACGTCCTGCAGGAAGGCCAGACCCTTCTCGCCTTCCCAGCACGAAATCTTCTGGCCGTGAACGCGGCGGGCGGCCGCCGTTGCTGCTGAGCGGACCCAACACACGTCAGCTTCAAATATAATCAAAACTGCAAAATTGTCTCCATATGGGCACCTCCCCGCTAGTTATGTGTCGTAATAAAGCAGcagctgtttttatttcttctccCCACTACGATTGTTTACTAAAAACTGTCCACGGTTCCCTGTATATGCCACTAGGTGGCAGCCAAAGCACTTTTTGTCGACTAGACATGGTCTTGGCCCGACTGTGTGAAGCTCCTCCTACTACTGAGGCGCTCGCGTCTCCGGACAGACTCCAAAATGTCGTCACGCGGAATTGATTTGTGCCGCTGCAAAAGTGGAATTTTCCCCCGCGGCGGGCCCGGCGCGGTCCTCGCAACCGCGGACTCCTCACCGGCTGGCGCTCCTCCCTGCAGCTTGGGCGCGAAGCTTCCGGTGACGTGAGCGGCGACTTTGGGCCGGGGCGGCGGGCCGTCCTCCGGCACCAGCGAGGGCAGGACCCGAGAAACTTCGTCTGAAACAGGAAGCGGCCCCCGCCGTGAGTCAAACGGCAACAATCCCGCCCTGCGTGCGCTTGCGCTATTGTTCCAATCGGCTGTAAACGATCCCAATTCAGTCACTGTTAATGTGTCGAATATgaataatattaatttttttctcctttaatCCCTGCAATTTGGACTGGACGTACCGTAAAAGCTATCGTACTGCTGCACACGAACCAGGAGAAATGGAAATACTGCTTACGTACTTCTAGGTAAACGCAGTTCGGACTTCTATTTTCGGTACTGGTCAAGCGAATACAGCGTAATCGACATCACGGAAACCGGAAAGAGCGCCGGAACCGTTCGGAGGTCTCACCTCTCACCGCCGACGAGATCCGCTTCTGGTAGCGCTGCGACAACGACTGCGTCGCCGCCCGGGACGCgaccatgccaaaaaaaaaaaaaaaaaaaaaaacatcagagcacagtcaaatgaagaaaaacacaacaaacggCAAAAGATCCGATCCGGAAGGTTCTCTGGAGCGTCGTGCACGACCTCGTCGACTACGAAGAATCAGGAGTCACAATTGCCGCTTTTCAGCTTTTGTCCGACTTCATTTAGCTATCGAAATGCAAAGAAATGCTGGACAACACGCACGCAGATGCGACAGTACGACTTTTAGCGGTCAAAGGTTAGCTGCGACCAATCAAAAATGTTGataaaaagtttgtttgtaaaggttttttttttttttaatttctgatgCGCTTAATTCACGTGAACAaacttttgtttacagttgtcgttcactctctgcttgaCCTTTTATAGGCCCACATtttttcgtgaaaaaaatcgatacatattttcccaaacgtCATCAACGGATAAGcgagaaaacatttttctgtgaaatttttggatGGATTTCccaatacagaactctgcaaattgaatttgattttcaaatgcgaggaaacaagttgaaattttccgTCTGAAAtcggacgtcgcagagacaacaaagcAACGACGcgttcccattgcgagtccttatttccaaaaatatatcaaactgattgacttaaaatttcacgtttttatgaccaaaaaaaaatgtcaaattaaaaaatccttcatgttaccagggctgaaaaatgtcaagctcacatgaccacTTTTAATTCTACGCACAATAATCACACCTGTAAACCATTTCTGGCACACGtgttgggagtaccaagatggcggccgactggcttcaaccaatcgataccgctagatatgtatgcgctatccattttttttttttaagatcagtggctgcaatttgccgccatcttgccACATTCGCAAAACTTTCTAAACGAGCGCGACTTGAACAAGATCAGAAtacggggagtcctcggtctacgacagaGATCCggtcctacagtagcgactgaactcgaatttcgacttaagtcggattccaccatttaagtcatcaaaatactttgtatatataaaaaaaaaaaaaaaaaattaccctgaaataaaaaagatgTCGTACTTAGCGTGACTGCTGCGCTTAGCTATAGCctaggaacctggtcctcagtccgCTCCATTTTGAAGTATcgaagaaccttgttttgtgatctttgtatccgacatagggaCGGAACCCTTAACAcgcgctaaaatatgggctttgtctttcATAATTGTCACCCCGTGTTgccgtctctcctttctccaatcgttttatgatcttgagcttcgtttccatggcaacGGATTTTGTTTAGGCTGCAGAACCGTCGCTAAAAGACGCGGGGCGGAAAACGCGAAggtactcccggcgcacaaaacgcggacaagcgttagccagacaaaatggtggacgggGAACCGGCGTTGTAAAGTCTTAGGTCGAGAACTCCCTTGTAATACCATCCTGGAGTATTATAAACTCGTTTTATAGTACAGTACGATCAAAGAGGTCCGGCCCATTTGTAGTCTGGATTGCGTTCCAGTCTTTGATGCCCGCGCATGTTTGTTTCTAAAGGTAGCTTCGACAcccgaaaaataaataaaaataaacaaaaagctAAAGCGGAGGGTCACTATCGGCCACAATTTGTGGGTCAGATCCAAAGGTCAAAACGGggagagagcgaaagagagagagagagagcgagagagaagttcggatggatggattcaattTGTCATCTTgtgtaacaagaaaaaaaaccccaaaccgcTAAATAGGGAACATTTGTCATCGTCGTCGCTCCACTGAGACGTGTCGCCACGGGGTCAAATGTCTTCCGTCGCGTTTCTTAGAAGAACTTCTTCGTTCGCGGGGATGTCGACTTCCCGGCCGGGCGCAGGTGCTCGCATTCCTCCGGCGGGTCGAGTTGCCGGCATCGAGACGTCAATGACTTCATTGTTTGTGTTCGCGTTTGACATCTGCtgtaactttgttttttttttttacattacgaTCGTTCCGATGCCACACAAAAGTATTCGCCGTGATTGAAAGCAGAACAATTCCCGGCGTCACTTTTGCTGCGCGTCGGCCTTTGCGGAACGATTTCAAACCGGGCTGCTAAAATGCTAACAATTGGCGTGCTAGCACGTAGCGAGTActggaaacacaaaaaacacagaCGAAAAGGGATTCAACTTTGCGACCTGTGctcaggaactttttttttgtaataaataataaagcaatatttttttttatctattttttttttttaacaagattgCAGCCTAAGTGGAGAAACTACTCCTATTTTTGCGTGTGCTCAGATACTATTTTGAAACAGGAAGCTCAAATGCTAAGAGTTGCTAACGTACAACAAGATTTTGACCTGGATGAGAATTGAATTATGTCGATAAGGATTTTACAATTTTACGCGCGGCGGGGTTGATGTTGCTGTTTTATCAAAGTGTAAAGCTCAAATGCTAACAGTTGCGATGCTAACAGATAGCGAGACTGCGACCCTAATCCAGAAAGCGGCGAGGTCCAGCAATCGAGATATTTTTTCCGCTGCGGTCagcttgttgtttgttttttttttttacattacgaTCGTTCCGATGCCACACAAAAGTATTCGCCGTGATTGAAAGCAGAACAATTCCCGGCGTCACTTTTGCTGCGCGTCGGCCTTTGCGGAACGATTTCAAACCGGGCTGCTAAAATGCTAACAGTTGGCGTGCTAGCACGTAGCGAGTActggaaacacaaaaaacacagaCGAAAAGGGATTCAACTTTGCGACCTGTGctcaggaactttttttttgtaataaataataaagcaatatttttttttatctattttttttttttaacaagattgCAGCCTAAGTGGAGAAACTACTCCTATTTTTGCGTGTGCTCAGATACTATTTTGAAACAGGAAGCTCAAATGCTAAGAGTTGCTAACGTACAACAAGATTTTGACCTGGATGAGAATTGAATTATGTCGATAAGGATTTTACAATTTTACGCGCGGCGGGGTTGATGTTGCTGTTTTATCAAAGTGTAAAGCTCAAATGCTAACAGTTGCGATGCTAACAGATAGCGAGACTGCGACCCTAATCCAGAAAGCGGCGAGGTCCAGCAATCGAGATATTTTTTCCGCTGCGGTCAGCttgttgtttgtttagtttttttatttttattcttaggGTTAGggacttattattattacctatattttatttattattctttttattttttttcctcaaagagtACAGctcaaatgctaacatgctaacagccGTTACGGCGACAGAGAAAGGTAAGGTAAATGTTTGCCGTTCGCAAGTTCTCATGAAATGATGATGTAATCATAACAAGTTCTGCCTTTGTGAAAATAACAATGGCGCTTATTCTTCGATCGACACACAGCGCGGCTTCTGCTCCGTTCCGTAATTTCTCCCGATTGCGCTCTCGTGTCTGACATCGTCcaagtttatttgtgtgagaTTTTGTGACCAAACGAGGTCGCGGAAATATTAGAAGCAGCCGCCGCGCGTGATGCGGCGCAGATGTACGAGCGCGATAACAAAACACGCCACAAGTGGAATTGCGCGgaagcgggcgggcgggcgggcgtcACCTTCTCGATGAGTTGCCGGAGCTGCTCCGTGACCTGCCAGCAGGGATCGCCCGGCGCCGGCGAGGCGTCCCGCCCGTCCCAACCTTTCAGGCACGACACGCTGCTCCTGGCGAACGTCTCCTTCATCTGCAACgcacgccgccgccgtcgtcagGGGAGGCCGCCACGCTGACGTGAAGCCCGATCGCGCTCGAACGTACCACAAAGCGCCGCAACACCTGCTCCCGCTCTTAGGACGCCATAACATCAATATGATAACACGCTTTGTACCTTGGCGAGCATATTGACGTCGTCGATATTTCACCGTCGTTCGATTTTTCGAACGTCAAATACCCGCCTGGGTTGAGAAGATTTACTGATTGATTCTTGGACTCGACTCAAAAATAAAAGACGGAAAACAAAACGACAAGTTCAACGTTGTGTTGACTTCAACGGGCCTTCTCACAAAAGTACACACGCGCGCTTGAGAAATACTCGTGAGAACGGCAGTAAAAAATAAGCCAGCACGGGAATTTGATTTGAGTCTCCTGCGTTGAGTCAGTGACTCGCTCACCTACTGGGTCACCTCGATGCTCACCAACTTACTCGCTTACTTAGTCACAGATGGATTTTAATTCTTCGTGATTGAGTTCCTCGCTGACCGACTTCCCCTTCACTTGGTCTCCAACTAACTCCATTTAACTCCTCACTTACTAACTCACACGATTTAATAACTTTCTCGTGTATTCTTCACTGACCTGCCCCCTCAGCCACCCAAAACAAAGTGCTGGATTTGCTCCTGTAGCTCAGTGGCACGAGATTCAAAAGTGTGGACGAACGAATCTCGATTTGTATCTATCGCGCACGTCGttttctctctttctgcctTTCTTTGCCGACTTGCACGGGAACTTTCAGGAGGAGGATTCGTCGGACTTACGGCGTGCAGCGAGGCGCTGAAGTGCAGCACGGTGACGGCGACGAGGACGGCCTGCAGCAGGACGGCCAGCAGCAGCGCGACTCCCAGTTTGGGAGCGGAGCCCGTCATGgcgggcgagcgagcgagcgagcgccgGCCGCCAGCACGCCACGAGCGGCCCCGAGCGACTTCCAGCACGCGGAGGCCAACAATGGCCGAGGAGGAAGCCGACGGTCGGGGATGGGGAGGGCGGGACGGCTGCGGCCGGGCCCTCCCCGCCGAGGAGGGGGAGGATCCTCCGGACGCTCGCCGAGAAAAAGTTCACTCGCACCCGAACGCGGACGACGTCGCTTCGCGAGCTGCGAACTCCCGACGAGTGAGTCGGAAGTGGACCGCAACCAtcgcctttaaaaaaaaaaaaaaaaaaaaaaaaacagcaccattgtttttgcaaagcttctactggggaaaaaaaaaaaaaaaaacagcactcttgtcttaaaaaaaaaaaaaaacactttttttaactGTAGTTTCTCTAACGAATAAACGAAAGTAAAATGTCAACCACGTTACAATTTCGCTCTACTTTGTGATATCGTGCAAAGATGAACACCTGAACGCAACATTGCAATGTAACGCAATCGCTCTGCAGTACTCTCATCACCAAGTAACGCAAAAATGTAACGCCATTATGTCACCCAACAATTCTGGTAATGTAACGTAACGAGATTACGTAAAAACGTAACAACTCCGTGAGCCAACTGTTTACTGCAAGTACGGCAGCCTACAACACGGTGGGATAGTGGACGCACGCAATGAGCCAATCTGACATTTTTAAGATTTCAAACAAGTTTCTCATCGCGATAAAGCCGTCATCGCGGCCTTAAATGTGATTCATGATGCGTCGCGGATTCAGGTCTCGCATTGTCACTGATCCACTTGGACGTGAGGCTCAAGGCCGACGGGAACCGCGCCCCGCGCTCCGCCAAattgggaaagaaagaaaagttgaGCTGTGAAAAAAGGGCCACCACCAAAGAGTCCATGTGGCGTGAAGATTGCCGAGTGTCAGCCTGCTAATGTGCGAACGAGGGGGGGAGAAAatgatattgcaaaaaaaaaaaaaaaaaaaaagctgttaggAGCGTTCCATCAGAACATAAAAAGCGCCACTTGGACGTTCGACAGCGACATAAAACATGTCGGTGGGAGGCGGaaactaaaacaaaagaaaagagcaaAAGAGCCCAAAGTACAtgtgttgcgttcactgcctGCTGTTATCACGTTGCTTTCATTATTGCCCCGCTGCGACGGGGAAACGTCGTAAACTCGTAAACACACACCGAGAAAGGAAAGGTTAGGCTAGGCTAACGTGTCGGCTAGCTTCCAGGCTAGCCCTCGCGTTCGCCGTGGAACTTCCTGTGCGGCGTTCGGGGACAAAGTCTCAACTGGAGAGACGCGGGAAGacaaacatttacaaatttCTGCCGCCGTGACTCATTTCAACTCTCGCCGAGTCGCCTTGCGCGTCACCCTTCGACTCGGCAACTCGGCGGAGGCCCGGGTCAGCGCCGCCGAGCTAGCGGGCGACCCCCGCACGAACCTTCCCGTTTACAGGGACGGCGCTCGCTGGCCGGCGGCCAAGCGAGCCGCGCCGACATCTGGCCTCAATCTGCGGGGTGCGTCCCGGCGGCCCGCGGGAGGCGCTCCACGCTTTAGTTACACGCCGACGCCGAGAGGCCTGCCGGGGCCACGTGTGCGCTCGCAGAGGTCAAGGGAGTCCGTGACGGCATCCCCTTTCTCACTgctgactcaaaaaaaaaaaaaaaaaaaagtctccacggacttcaacacccccccccccacccatatttttaaatcctaaaagaaaaaaaaaaaagtcatatgtTAACAATTGCGTGCTCGACAACCAATTTCATACAGACACGCGGCCGGTCAAGTTGTTTACATGCCGCCGGCGGGCTGTGTGGTGTTATGACTTCAAGTTCCGAGGTCGCGCGGGAAAACAGTCTTCGAGTTAACAGTTGGACGGGGCCCGAACGCGCGTTCCTCGCATTTCGCTGCCGATCAAGCGAGTTTTGGGCCTTCAAATgtcatcgtcatcgtcgtcgtcgtcatcaacAACCGTCATCGTCATCATTGTCATcaatcatcatcgtcatcgtcatcgtcatcgtcatcatcgccatcatcaccatcatcgccatcatcaccatcatcatcgtcaccatcattgtcatcatca contains:
- the tnfsf10 gene encoding tumor necrosis factor ligand superfamily member 10 isoform X2, coding for MTGSAPKLGVALLLAVLLQAVLVAVTVLHFSASLHAMKETFARSSVSCLKGWDGRDASPAPGDPCWQVTEQLRQLIEKSLSQRYQKRISSAVRDEVSRVLPSLVPEDGPPPRPKVAAHVTGSFAPKLQGGAPAATAAARRVHGQKISCWEGEKGLAFLQDVQLVDGELVVPRPGLYYVYAQTYFRHTHALDQDAPEDEDRGRPLLQYIYKKVSTYPVPILLMKTSRTSCWSRDSQFSLHSAHQGGLFPLSAGDRLFVTVTNASAVDMDERSSFFGAFLVS
- the tnfsf10 gene encoding tumor necrosis factor ligand superfamily member 10 isoform X1, yielding MTGSAPKLGVALLLAVLLQAVLVAVTVLHFSASLHAMKETFARSSVSCLKGWDGRDASPAPGDPCWQVTEQLRQLIEKSLSQRYQKRISSAVRDEVSRVLPSLVPEDGPPPRPKVAAHVTGSFAPKLQGGAPAAATAAARRVHGQKISCWEGEKGLAFLQDVQLVDGELVVPRPGLYYVYAQTYFRHTHALDQDAPEDEDRGRPLLQYIYKKVSTYPVPILLMKTSRTSCWSRDSQFSLHSAHQGGLFPLSAGDRLFVTVTNASAVDMDERSSFFGAFLVS